Proteins found in one Balaenoptera musculus isolate JJ_BM4_2016_0621 chromosome 4, mBalMus1.pri.v3, whole genome shotgun sequence genomic segment:
- the LOC118894391 gene encoding endothelin-converting enzyme 2 isoform X1 → MSVALQEMGGGGNMVEYKRATLRDEDAPETPVEGGASPDAVEVGKGVIPVSPGPCPGMTAGTPGSSGLPWRVTCPHLRSISGLCARTMVGFRKRTRHLLGSHTQLELVLAGVSLLLAALLLGCLVALWVQYHRDPSHSTCLTEACIRVAGKILESLDRGVSPCEDFYQFSCGGWIRRNPLPDGRSRWNTFNSLWDQNQAILKHLLENTTFNSSSEAERKTQRFYLSCLQVERIEELGAQPLRDLIDKIGGWNVTGPWDQDNFMEVLKAVAGTYRATPFFTVYISADSKSSNSNVIQVDQSGLFLPSRDYYLNRTANEKVLTAYLDYMEELGMLLGGHPASTREQMQQVLELEIQLANITVPQDQRRDEERIYHKMSIAELQALAPSMDWLEFLSFLLSPLELGDSEPVVVYGMDYLQQVSELINRTEPSVLNNYLIWNLVQKTTSSLDRRFESAQEKLLETLYGTKKSCTPRWQTCISNTDDALGFALGSLFVKATFDRQSKEIAEGMISEIRTAFEEALGQLVWMDEKTRQAAKEKADAIYDMIGFPDFILEPKELDDVYDGYEVSEDSFFQNMLNLYNFSAKVMADQLRKPPSRDQWSMTPQTVNAYYLPTKNEIVFPAGILQAPFYARNHPKALNFGGIGVVMGHELTHAFDDQGREYDKEGNLRPWWQNESLAAFRNHTACMEEQYSQYQVNGEKLNGRQTLGENIADNGGLKAAYNAYKAWLRKHGEEQQLPAVGLTNHQLFFVGFAQVWCSVRTPESSHEGLVTDPHSPARFRVLGTLANSRDFLRHFGCPVGSPMNSGQLCEVW, encoded by the exons ATGAGCGTCGCGCTGCAGGAGATGGGCGGCGGCGGCAAC ATGGTGGAGTACAAACGCGCCACGCTGCGGGATGAAGACGCACCCGAGACCCCCGTAGAGGGCGGGGCCTCCCCGGACGCCGTGGAGGTGGGCAAGGGGGTCATCCCTGTCTCACCAGGCCCCTGCCCTGGCATGACGGCCGGCACACCCGGGAGCTCTGGGTTGCCCTGGAGGGTCACCTGCCCCCACCTCCGCTCCATCTCTGGCCTCTGCGCTAGGACTATG GTGGGATTCCGGAAGAGGACAAGACACCTCTTGGGCTCGCACACCCAGCTGGAGCTGGTCTTGGCTGGTGTCTCTCTACTGCTGGCTGCACTGCTTCTGGGTTGCTTGGTGGCCCTGTGGGTCCAGTACCACAGAG ACCCATCCCACAGCACTTGCCTCACAGAGGCCTGCATTCGAGTGGCCGGAAAAATCCTGGAGTCCCTGGACCGTGGGGTGAGCCCCTGTGAGGACTTTTACCAGTTCTCCTGCGGAGGCTGGATTCGGAGAAACCCTCTGCCTGATGGGCGTTCTCGCTGGAACACCTTCAACAGCCTCTGGGACCAGAACCAGGCCATACTGAAGCACCTGCTCG AAAACACCACCTTCAACTCCAGCAGTGAAGCCGAGCGGAAGACACAGCGCTTCTACCTCTCCTGCCTACAGGTGGAGCGCATTGAAGAGCTGGGAGCCCAGCCGCTGCGAGACCTCATTGACAAG ATTGGTGGTTGGAACGTTACGGGGCCCTGGGACCAGGACAACTTCATGGAGGTGCTGAAGGCAGTAGCAGGGACCTACAGGGCCACCCCCTTCTTCACTGTCTACATCAGTGCCGACTCTAAGAGTTCCAACAGCAATGTTATCCAG GTGGACCAGTCTGGGCTCTTTCTACCCTCTCGAGATTACTACCTAAACAGGACTGCCAATGAGAAA GTGCTTACCGCCTACCTGGACTACATGGAGGAGCTGGGAATGCTGCTGGGAGGACATCCAGCCTCCACGCGGGAGCAGATGCAGCAGGTGCTGGAGCTGGAGATACAACTGGCCAACATCACGGTGCCCCAGGACCAGCGGCGGGATGAGGAGAGGATCTACCACAAGATGAGCATTGCAGAGCTGCAG GCCCTGGCGCCCTCCATGGACTGGCTGGAGTTCCTGTCCTTCTTGCTGTCACCGCTGGAGCTGGGTGATTCTGAGCCTGTGGTGGTGTATGGGATGGATTATTTGCAGCAGGTGTCAGAGCTCATCAATCGCACAGAGCCAAG TGTCCTGAACAATTACCTGATCTGGAACCTGGTACAGAAGACAACATCAAGCCTGGATCGCCGCTTTGAGTCTGCACAAGAGAAGCTGCTGGAGACCCTCTATGGCACCAAGAAG TCCTGCACGCCAAGGTGGCAGACCTGCATCTCCAACACGGACGACGCCCTTGGCTTCGCTCTGGGCTCCCTCTTTGTGAAGGCCACGTTTGACCGGCAGAGTAAGGAAATT GCAGAGGGGATGATCAGCGAGATCCGGACTGCCTTTGAGGAGGCCCTGGGACAGCTGGTTTGGATGGATGAGAAGACCCGCCAGGCAGCCAAGGAGAAA GCAGATGCCATCTATGATATGATTGGTTTCCCAGACTTCATCCTGGAGCCCAAAGAGCTGGATGATGTTTATGATGGG TATGAAGTGTCTGAAGATTCCTTCTTCCAGAACATGTTGAATTTGTACAACTTCTCTGCTAAGGTGATGGCTGACCAGCTCCGCAAGCCTCCCAGCCGGGACCA gtgGAGTATGACCCCCCAGACAGTGAATGCCTACTACCTTCCAACCAAGAATGAAATCGTCTTCCCCGCCGGCATCCTGCAGGCCCCCTTCTACGCCCGCAACCACCCCAA GGCCCTGAACTTTGGTGGCATCGGCGTGGTGATGGGCCACGAGTTGACACATGCCTTTGATGACCAAG GGCGCGAGTATGACAAGGAAGGGAACCTGCGGCCATGGTGGCAGAATGAGTCGCTGGCAGCCTTCCGGAATCACACGGCCTGCATGGAGGAGCAGTATAGCCAGTACCAGGTCAACGGGGAGAAGCTCAACGGCCGCCAGACGCTGGGGGAGAACATCGCTGACAACGGAGGGCTTAAGGCTGCCTACAAC GCTTACAAAGCATGGCTAAGAAAGCATGGGGAGGAGCAGCAGCTACCAGCCGTGGGGCTCACCAACCACCAGCTCTTCTTTGTGGGATTTGCCCAG GTGTGGTGCTCGGTCCGCACACCCGAGAGCTCTCACGAGGGGCTGGTGACGGACCCCCACAGCCCTGCCCGCTTCCGTGTGCTGGGCACGCTCGCCAACTCCCGTGACTTCCTGCGGCACTTCGGCTGCCCTGTCGGCTCCCCCATGAACTCAGGGCAGCTTTGTGAGGTGTGGTAG
- the LOC118894391 gene encoding endothelin-converting enzyme 2 isoform X3, which produces MSVALQEMGGGGNMVEYKRATLRDEDAPETPVEGGASPDAVEVGKGVIPVSPGPCPGMTAGTPGSSGLPWRVTCPHLRSISGLCARTMVGFRKRTRHLLGSHTQLELVLAGVSLLLAALLLGCLVALWVQYHRDPSHSTCLTEACIRVAGKILESLDRGVSPCEDFYQFSCGGWIRRNPLPDGRSRWNTFNSLWDQNQAILKHLLENTTFNSSSEAERKTQRFYLSCLQVERIEELGAQPLRDLIDKIGGWNVTGPWDQDNFMEVLKAVAGTYRATPFFTVYISADSKSSNSNVIQVDQSGLFLPSRDYYLNRTANEKVLTAYLDYMEELGMLLGGHPASTREQMQQVLELEIQLANITVPQDQRRDEERIYHKMSIAELQALAPSMDWLEFLSFLLSPLELGDSEPVVVYGMDYLQQVSELINRTEPSVLNNYLIWNLVQKTTSSLDRRFESAQEKLLETLYGTKKSCTPRWQTCISNTDDALGFALGSLFVKATFDRQSKEIAEGMISEIRTAFEEALGQLVWMDEKTRQAAKEKADAIYDMIGFPDFILEPKELDDVYDGYEVSEDSFFQNMLNLYNFSAKVMADQLRKPPSRDQWSMTPQTVNAYYLPTKNEIVFPAGILQAPFYARNHPKALNFGGIGVVMGHELTHAFDDQGREYDKEGNLRPWWQNESLAAFRNHTACMEEQYSQYQVNGEKLNGRQTLGENIADNGGLKAAYNVWCSVRTPESSHEGLVTDPHSPARFRVLGTLANSRDFLRHFGCPVGSPMNSGQLCEVW; this is translated from the exons ATGAGCGTCGCGCTGCAGGAGATGGGCGGCGGCGGCAAC ATGGTGGAGTACAAACGCGCCACGCTGCGGGATGAAGACGCACCCGAGACCCCCGTAGAGGGCGGGGCCTCCCCGGACGCCGTGGAGGTGGGCAAGGGGGTCATCCCTGTCTCACCAGGCCCCTGCCCTGGCATGACGGCCGGCACACCCGGGAGCTCTGGGTTGCCCTGGAGGGTCACCTGCCCCCACCTCCGCTCCATCTCTGGCCTCTGCGCTAGGACTATG GTGGGATTCCGGAAGAGGACAAGACACCTCTTGGGCTCGCACACCCAGCTGGAGCTGGTCTTGGCTGGTGTCTCTCTACTGCTGGCTGCACTGCTTCTGGGTTGCTTGGTGGCCCTGTGGGTCCAGTACCACAGAG ACCCATCCCACAGCACTTGCCTCACAGAGGCCTGCATTCGAGTGGCCGGAAAAATCCTGGAGTCCCTGGACCGTGGGGTGAGCCCCTGTGAGGACTTTTACCAGTTCTCCTGCGGAGGCTGGATTCGGAGAAACCCTCTGCCTGATGGGCGTTCTCGCTGGAACACCTTCAACAGCCTCTGGGACCAGAACCAGGCCATACTGAAGCACCTGCTCG AAAACACCACCTTCAACTCCAGCAGTGAAGCCGAGCGGAAGACACAGCGCTTCTACCTCTCCTGCCTACAGGTGGAGCGCATTGAAGAGCTGGGAGCCCAGCCGCTGCGAGACCTCATTGACAAG ATTGGTGGTTGGAACGTTACGGGGCCCTGGGACCAGGACAACTTCATGGAGGTGCTGAAGGCAGTAGCAGGGACCTACAGGGCCACCCCCTTCTTCACTGTCTACATCAGTGCCGACTCTAAGAGTTCCAACAGCAATGTTATCCAG GTGGACCAGTCTGGGCTCTTTCTACCCTCTCGAGATTACTACCTAAACAGGACTGCCAATGAGAAA GTGCTTACCGCCTACCTGGACTACATGGAGGAGCTGGGAATGCTGCTGGGAGGACATCCAGCCTCCACGCGGGAGCAGATGCAGCAGGTGCTGGAGCTGGAGATACAACTGGCCAACATCACGGTGCCCCAGGACCAGCGGCGGGATGAGGAGAGGATCTACCACAAGATGAGCATTGCAGAGCTGCAG GCCCTGGCGCCCTCCATGGACTGGCTGGAGTTCCTGTCCTTCTTGCTGTCACCGCTGGAGCTGGGTGATTCTGAGCCTGTGGTGGTGTATGGGATGGATTATTTGCAGCAGGTGTCAGAGCTCATCAATCGCACAGAGCCAAG TGTCCTGAACAATTACCTGATCTGGAACCTGGTACAGAAGACAACATCAAGCCTGGATCGCCGCTTTGAGTCTGCACAAGAGAAGCTGCTGGAGACCCTCTATGGCACCAAGAAG TCCTGCACGCCAAGGTGGCAGACCTGCATCTCCAACACGGACGACGCCCTTGGCTTCGCTCTGGGCTCCCTCTTTGTGAAGGCCACGTTTGACCGGCAGAGTAAGGAAATT GCAGAGGGGATGATCAGCGAGATCCGGACTGCCTTTGAGGAGGCCCTGGGACAGCTGGTTTGGATGGATGAGAAGACCCGCCAGGCAGCCAAGGAGAAA GCAGATGCCATCTATGATATGATTGGTTTCCCAGACTTCATCCTGGAGCCCAAAGAGCTGGATGATGTTTATGATGGG TATGAAGTGTCTGAAGATTCCTTCTTCCAGAACATGTTGAATTTGTACAACTTCTCTGCTAAGGTGATGGCTGACCAGCTCCGCAAGCCTCCCAGCCGGGACCA gtgGAGTATGACCCCCCAGACAGTGAATGCCTACTACCTTCCAACCAAGAATGAAATCGTCTTCCCCGCCGGCATCCTGCAGGCCCCCTTCTACGCCCGCAACCACCCCAA GGCCCTGAACTTTGGTGGCATCGGCGTGGTGATGGGCCACGAGTTGACACATGCCTTTGATGACCAAG GGCGCGAGTATGACAAGGAAGGGAACCTGCGGCCATGGTGGCAGAATGAGTCGCTGGCAGCCTTCCGGAATCACACGGCCTGCATGGAGGAGCAGTATAGCCAGTACCAGGTCAACGGGGAGAAGCTCAACGGCCGCCAGACGCTGGGGGAGAACATCGCTGACAACGGAGGGCTTAAGGCTGCCTACAAC GTGTGGTGCTCGGTCCGCACACCCGAGAGCTCTCACGAGGGGCTGGTGACGGACCCCCACAGCCCTGCCCGCTTCCGTGTGCTGGGCACGCTCGCCAACTCCCGTGACTTCCTGCGGCACTTCGGCTGCCCTGTCGGCTCCCCCATGAACTCAGGGCAGCTTTGTGAGGTGTGGTAG
- the LOC118894391 gene encoding endothelin-converting enzyme 2 isoform X6, whose product MSVALQEMGGGGNVGFRKRTRHLLGSHTQLELVLAGVSLLLAALLLGCLVALWVQYHRDPSHSTCLTEACIRVAGKILESLDRGVSPCEDFYQFSCGGWIRRNPLPDGRSRWNTFNSLWDQNQAILKHLLENTTFNSSSEAERKTQRFYLSCLQVERIEELGAQPLRDLIDKIGGWNVTGPWDQDNFMEVLKAVAGTYRATPFFTVYISADSKSSNSNVIQVDQSGLFLPSRDYYLNRTANEKVLTAYLDYMEELGMLLGGHPASTREQMQQVLELEIQLANITVPQDQRRDEERIYHKMSIAELQALAPSMDWLEFLSFLLSPLELGDSEPVVVYGMDYLQQVSELINRTEPSVLNNYLIWNLVQKTTSSLDRRFESAQEKLLETLYGTKKSCTPRWQTCISNTDDALGFALGSLFVKATFDRQSKEIAEGMISEIRTAFEEALGQLVWMDEKTRQAAKEKADAIYDMIGFPDFILEPKELDDVYDGYEVSEDSFFQNMLNLYNFSAKVMADQLRKPPSRDQWSMTPQTVNAYYLPTKNEIVFPAGILQAPFYARNHPKALNFGGIGVVMGHELTHAFDDQGREYDKEGNLRPWWQNESLAAFRNHTACMEEQYSQYQVNGEKLNGRQTLGENIADNGGLKAAYNAYKAWLRKHGEEQQLPAVGLTNHQLFFVGFAQVWCSVRTPESSHEGLVTDPHSPARFRVLGTLANSRDFLRHFGCPVGSPMNSGQLCEVW is encoded by the exons ATGAGCGTCGCGCTGCAGGAGATGGGCGGCGGCGGCAAC GTGGGATTCCGGAAGAGGACAAGACACCTCTTGGGCTCGCACACCCAGCTGGAGCTGGTCTTGGCTGGTGTCTCTCTACTGCTGGCTGCACTGCTTCTGGGTTGCTTGGTGGCCCTGTGGGTCCAGTACCACAGAG ACCCATCCCACAGCACTTGCCTCACAGAGGCCTGCATTCGAGTGGCCGGAAAAATCCTGGAGTCCCTGGACCGTGGGGTGAGCCCCTGTGAGGACTTTTACCAGTTCTCCTGCGGAGGCTGGATTCGGAGAAACCCTCTGCCTGATGGGCGTTCTCGCTGGAACACCTTCAACAGCCTCTGGGACCAGAACCAGGCCATACTGAAGCACCTGCTCG AAAACACCACCTTCAACTCCAGCAGTGAAGCCGAGCGGAAGACACAGCGCTTCTACCTCTCCTGCCTACAGGTGGAGCGCATTGAAGAGCTGGGAGCCCAGCCGCTGCGAGACCTCATTGACAAG ATTGGTGGTTGGAACGTTACGGGGCCCTGGGACCAGGACAACTTCATGGAGGTGCTGAAGGCAGTAGCAGGGACCTACAGGGCCACCCCCTTCTTCACTGTCTACATCAGTGCCGACTCTAAGAGTTCCAACAGCAATGTTATCCAG GTGGACCAGTCTGGGCTCTTTCTACCCTCTCGAGATTACTACCTAAACAGGACTGCCAATGAGAAA GTGCTTACCGCCTACCTGGACTACATGGAGGAGCTGGGAATGCTGCTGGGAGGACATCCAGCCTCCACGCGGGAGCAGATGCAGCAGGTGCTGGAGCTGGAGATACAACTGGCCAACATCACGGTGCCCCAGGACCAGCGGCGGGATGAGGAGAGGATCTACCACAAGATGAGCATTGCAGAGCTGCAG GCCCTGGCGCCCTCCATGGACTGGCTGGAGTTCCTGTCCTTCTTGCTGTCACCGCTGGAGCTGGGTGATTCTGAGCCTGTGGTGGTGTATGGGATGGATTATTTGCAGCAGGTGTCAGAGCTCATCAATCGCACAGAGCCAAG TGTCCTGAACAATTACCTGATCTGGAACCTGGTACAGAAGACAACATCAAGCCTGGATCGCCGCTTTGAGTCTGCACAAGAGAAGCTGCTGGAGACCCTCTATGGCACCAAGAAG TCCTGCACGCCAAGGTGGCAGACCTGCATCTCCAACACGGACGACGCCCTTGGCTTCGCTCTGGGCTCCCTCTTTGTGAAGGCCACGTTTGACCGGCAGAGTAAGGAAATT GCAGAGGGGATGATCAGCGAGATCCGGACTGCCTTTGAGGAGGCCCTGGGACAGCTGGTTTGGATGGATGAGAAGACCCGCCAGGCAGCCAAGGAGAAA GCAGATGCCATCTATGATATGATTGGTTTCCCAGACTTCATCCTGGAGCCCAAAGAGCTGGATGATGTTTATGATGGG TATGAAGTGTCTGAAGATTCCTTCTTCCAGAACATGTTGAATTTGTACAACTTCTCTGCTAAGGTGATGGCTGACCAGCTCCGCAAGCCTCCCAGCCGGGACCA gtgGAGTATGACCCCCCAGACAGTGAATGCCTACTACCTTCCAACCAAGAATGAAATCGTCTTCCCCGCCGGCATCCTGCAGGCCCCCTTCTACGCCCGCAACCACCCCAA GGCCCTGAACTTTGGTGGCATCGGCGTGGTGATGGGCCACGAGTTGACACATGCCTTTGATGACCAAG GGCGCGAGTATGACAAGGAAGGGAACCTGCGGCCATGGTGGCAGAATGAGTCGCTGGCAGCCTTCCGGAATCACACGGCCTGCATGGAGGAGCAGTATAGCCAGTACCAGGTCAACGGGGAGAAGCTCAACGGCCGCCAGACGCTGGGGGAGAACATCGCTGACAACGGAGGGCTTAAGGCTGCCTACAAC GCTTACAAAGCATGGCTAAGAAAGCATGGGGAGGAGCAGCAGCTACCAGCCGTGGGGCTCACCAACCACCAGCTCTTCTTTGTGGGATTTGCCCAG GTGTGGTGCTCGGTCCGCACACCCGAGAGCTCTCACGAGGGGCTGGTGACGGACCCCCACAGCCCTGCCCGCTTCCGTGTGCTGGGCACGCTCGCCAACTCCCGTGACTTCCTGCGGCACTTCGGCTGCCCTGTCGGCTCCCCCATGAACTCAGGGCAGCTTTGTGAGGTGTGGTAG
- the LOC118894391 gene encoding endothelin-converting enzyme 2 isoform X5, producing the protein MSVALQEMGGGGNMVEYKRATLRDEDAPETPVEGGASPDAVEVGFRKRTRHLLGSHTQLELVLAGVSLLLAALLLGCLVALWVQYHRDPSHSTCLTEACIRVAGKILESLDRGVSPCEDFYQFSCGGWIRRNPLPDGRSRWNTFNSLWDQNQAILKHLLENTTFNSSSEAERKTQRFYLSCLQVERIEELGAQPLRDLIDKIGGWNVTGPWDQDNFMEVLKAVAGTYRATPFFTVYISADSKSSNSNVIQVDQSGLFLPSRDYYLNRTANEKVLTAYLDYMEELGMLLGGHPASTREQMQQVLELEIQLANITVPQDQRRDEERIYHKMSIAELQALAPSMDWLEFLSFLLSPLELGDSEPVVVYGMDYLQQVSELINRTEPSVLNNYLIWNLVQKTTSSLDRRFESAQEKLLETLYGTKKSCTPRWQTCISNTDDALGFALGSLFVKATFDRQSKEIAEGMISEIRTAFEEALGQLVWMDEKTRQAAKEKADAIYDMIGFPDFILEPKELDDVYDGYEVSEDSFFQNMLNLYNFSAKVMADQLRKPPSRDQWSMTPQTVNAYYLPTKNEIVFPAGILQAPFYARNHPKALNFGGIGVVMGHELTHAFDDQGREYDKEGNLRPWWQNESLAAFRNHTACMEEQYSQYQVNGEKLNGRQTLGENIADNGGLKAAYNAYKAWLRKHGEEQQLPAVGLTNHQLFFVGFAQVWCSVRTPESSHEGLVTDPHSPARFRVLGTLANSRDFLRHFGCPVGSPMNSGQLCEVW; encoded by the exons ATGAGCGTCGCGCTGCAGGAGATGGGCGGCGGCGGCAAC ATGGTGGAGTACAAACGCGCCACGCTGCGGGATGAAGACGCACCCGAGACCCCCGTAGAGGGCGGGGCCTCCCCGGACGCCGTGGAG GTGGGATTCCGGAAGAGGACAAGACACCTCTTGGGCTCGCACACCCAGCTGGAGCTGGTCTTGGCTGGTGTCTCTCTACTGCTGGCTGCACTGCTTCTGGGTTGCTTGGTGGCCCTGTGGGTCCAGTACCACAGAG ACCCATCCCACAGCACTTGCCTCACAGAGGCCTGCATTCGAGTGGCCGGAAAAATCCTGGAGTCCCTGGACCGTGGGGTGAGCCCCTGTGAGGACTTTTACCAGTTCTCCTGCGGAGGCTGGATTCGGAGAAACCCTCTGCCTGATGGGCGTTCTCGCTGGAACACCTTCAACAGCCTCTGGGACCAGAACCAGGCCATACTGAAGCACCTGCTCG AAAACACCACCTTCAACTCCAGCAGTGAAGCCGAGCGGAAGACACAGCGCTTCTACCTCTCCTGCCTACAGGTGGAGCGCATTGAAGAGCTGGGAGCCCAGCCGCTGCGAGACCTCATTGACAAG ATTGGTGGTTGGAACGTTACGGGGCCCTGGGACCAGGACAACTTCATGGAGGTGCTGAAGGCAGTAGCAGGGACCTACAGGGCCACCCCCTTCTTCACTGTCTACATCAGTGCCGACTCTAAGAGTTCCAACAGCAATGTTATCCAG GTGGACCAGTCTGGGCTCTTTCTACCCTCTCGAGATTACTACCTAAACAGGACTGCCAATGAGAAA GTGCTTACCGCCTACCTGGACTACATGGAGGAGCTGGGAATGCTGCTGGGAGGACATCCAGCCTCCACGCGGGAGCAGATGCAGCAGGTGCTGGAGCTGGAGATACAACTGGCCAACATCACGGTGCCCCAGGACCAGCGGCGGGATGAGGAGAGGATCTACCACAAGATGAGCATTGCAGAGCTGCAG GCCCTGGCGCCCTCCATGGACTGGCTGGAGTTCCTGTCCTTCTTGCTGTCACCGCTGGAGCTGGGTGATTCTGAGCCTGTGGTGGTGTATGGGATGGATTATTTGCAGCAGGTGTCAGAGCTCATCAATCGCACAGAGCCAAG TGTCCTGAACAATTACCTGATCTGGAACCTGGTACAGAAGACAACATCAAGCCTGGATCGCCGCTTTGAGTCTGCACAAGAGAAGCTGCTGGAGACCCTCTATGGCACCAAGAAG TCCTGCACGCCAAGGTGGCAGACCTGCATCTCCAACACGGACGACGCCCTTGGCTTCGCTCTGGGCTCCCTCTTTGTGAAGGCCACGTTTGACCGGCAGAGTAAGGAAATT GCAGAGGGGATGATCAGCGAGATCCGGACTGCCTTTGAGGAGGCCCTGGGACAGCTGGTTTGGATGGATGAGAAGACCCGCCAGGCAGCCAAGGAGAAA GCAGATGCCATCTATGATATGATTGGTTTCCCAGACTTCATCCTGGAGCCCAAAGAGCTGGATGATGTTTATGATGGG TATGAAGTGTCTGAAGATTCCTTCTTCCAGAACATGTTGAATTTGTACAACTTCTCTGCTAAGGTGATGGCTGACCAGCTCCGCAAGCCTCCCAGCCGGGACCA gtgGAGTATGACCCCCCAGACAGTGAATGCCTACTACCTTCCAACCAAGAATGAAATCGTCTTCCCCGCCGGCATCCTGCAGGCCCCCTTCTACGCCCGCAACCACCCCAA GGCCCTGAACTTTGGTGGCATCGGCGTGGTGATGGGCCACGAGTTGACACATGCCTTTGATGACCAAG GGCGCGAGTATGACAAGGAAGGGAACCTGCGGCCATGGTGGCAGAATGAGTCGCTGGCAGCCTTCCGGAATCACACGGCCTGCATGGAGGAGCAGTATAGCCAGTACCAGGTCAACGGGGAGAAGCTCAACGGCCGCCAGACGCTGGGGGAGAACATCGCTGACAACGGAGGGCTTAAGGCTGCCTACAAC GCTTACAAAGCATGGCTAAGAAAGCATGGGGAGGAGCAGCAGCTACCAGCCGTGGGGCTCACCAACCACCAGCTCTTCTTTGTGGGATTTGCCCAG GTGTGGTGCTCGGTCCGCACACCCGAGAGCTCTCACGAGGGGCTGGTGACGGACCCCCACAGCCCTGCCCGCTTCCGTGTGCTGGGCACGCTCGCCAACTCCCGTGACTTCCTGCGGCACTTCGGCTGCCCTGTCGGCTCCCCCATGAACTCAGGGCAGCTTTGTGAGGTGTGGTAG